The Streptomyces sp. NBC_00162 sequence CCTGTGAGTCATGGCACCAGCGAGGGCCGCGGCGAGGACCGCTGGCGGATCCGCTTCGAGCTGCACTTTCCGTACGCCTACGAAGCGCTCTGGCCGGCCCTGACCACGCCCGACGGCCTGCGCGGCTGGCTGGCCGAGGCGGAGGTCCTGGAGCGCAGGCTCGGCGGGGCGGTCACGCTCCGCTGGCCGGCAGGTCCTTTTCAAAACATCGGGACGGTGGCCACCGGCCGCGTCACGGCCTGGGACGTCGAGCGGGTCGTCGAGTACACGGTGACCGGGCACGAGCGGATCCGCTTCCACCTGGAGCCGGTGGGGACCGACTCGACGGTCATCCGCTTCGTGAACGAGCGGAGCGGACCGGAGAGCGAGCGGCTGGACTCCCTGGCCGGCTGGCACGCGCACTTCGAGCTGCTGGAATCCGCGCTGGGCGGACGGCCGGCGAACTGGGCCGCCTGGACCGCCACCCGCTGGGCCGCGCTGCGCGAGGACTACGCGTCCCTCTCCAGGGCGTAGGAGCCGCGCGCGGGCGAACGGCTGGTCCGTGCGGCTAGTCCGTGCCCGTGCCCTTGTCCTTCTCCTGCTCGTCGCGCAGGGACTTCAGGAACTCCGGGTTGTCGTCGGGCGCGACCCACTGGGCCCGGCGCGCCCGGCCGCCGCCGGCCGCGGCCCGCTTCTTCCCCGCGAACAGCCACACCACCGGCCCGACGATGGAGAAGAGCAGGATGATGATCACCCAGACCACCTTGGGCAGGTGCTTGACCTCTTCCTCCGGCGTGTTCAGGCAGTCGATGAAGGCGTAGATGGTCAGCGCGAGGATCAGCAGGAACGGCAGATAGCGCAGCACGGTGTGGGACCGACTCCCGGGCAGTGACGGCGGGCCCGCGAAGGGCCCCGGTGACCCTTCAAGGGTAGTTGGTGACGGATACTGAGCCCTATGGCTTACGACGATCTCCGCTCGCTGCTCCGGGCTCTGGAGCGGGAGGGCGACCTCAAGCGCATCAAGGCCGAAGTCGACCCCCATCTCGAGGTGGGGGAGATCGTCGACAGAGTGAACAAGGCGGGGGGCCCGGCCCTCCTCTTCGAGAACGTCAAGGGCTCGGCGATGCCGCTGGCCATGAACGTCTTCGGCACCGACCGGCGCCTGCTGAAGGCGCTGGGCCTGAAGTCGTACGGCGAGATCAGCGAGAAGATCGGCGGCCTGCTCAAGCCGGAGCTGCCGCAGGGCTTCATCGGGGTCCGCGAGGCCTTCGGCAAGCTCGGCTCGATGGTGCACGTGCCGCCGAAGAAGGTGAAGGGCGACGCCGCGCCCGTCCAGGAGGTCGTCCTCACCGGCGACGACGTGGACCTCGACCAGCTCCCGGCCCTCTTCACGTGGCCCAAGGACGGCGGCTCCTTCTTCAACCTGGGCCTCACCCACACCAAGCACCCCGAGACGGGCGTGCGCAACCTCGGCCTCTACCGCCTCCAGCGCCACGACAAGCGCACCATCGGCATGCACTGGCAGATCCACAAGGACAGCCGCAACCACTACGCGGTGGCCGCCAAGCGCGGTGAGCGGCTGCCGGTCGCGATCGCCTTCGGCTGCCCGCCCGCGGTGACGTACGCGTCCACCGCGCCGCTGCCCGGCGACATCGACGAGTACCTCTTCGCCGGCTTCGTCGCCGGCAAGCGCATCGAGATGGTCGACTGCAAGACCGTGCCGCTCCAGGTCCCGGCCAACGCGGAGGTCGTGATCGAGGGCTGGCTGGAGCCGGGGGAGACGCTCCCGGAGGGCCCCTTCGGCGACCACACCGGCTTCTACACCCCGCAGGAGCCGTTCCCGGCGCTGAAGATCGACTGCGTGACCATGCGCAAGCGCCCGCTGATCCAGTCGATCGTGGTGGGCCGCCCGCCGACCGAGGACGGCCCGCTGGGCCGCGC is a genomic window containing:
- a CDS encoding PLD nuclease N-terminal domain-containing protein gives rise to the protein MLRYLPFLLILALTIYAFIDCLNTPEEEVKHLPKVVWVIIILLFSIVGPVVWLFAGKKRAAAGGGRARRAQWVAPDDNPEFLKSLRDEQEKDKGTGTD
- a CDS encoding SRPBCC domain-containing protein translates to MPPVSHGTSEGRGEDRWRIRFELHFPYAYEALWPALTTPDGLRGWLAEAEVLERRLGGAVTLRWPAGPFQNIGTVATGRVTAWDVERVVEYTVTGHERIRFHLEPVGTDSTVIRFVNERSGPESERLDSLAGWHAHFELLESALGGRPANWAAWTATRWAALREDYASLSRA
- a CDS encoding menaquinone biosynthesis decarboxylase, translating into MAYDDLRSLLRALEREGDLKRIKAEVDPHLEVGEIVDRVNKAGGPALLFENVKGSAMPLAMNVFGTDRRLLKALGLKSYGEISEKIGGLLKPELPQGFIGVREAFGKLGSMVHVPPKKVKGDAAPVQEVVLTGDDVDLDQLPALFTWPKDGGSFFNLGLTHTKHPETGVRNLGLYRLQRHDKRTIGMHWQIHKDSRNHYAVAAKRGERLPVAIAFGCPPAVTYASTAPLPGDIDEYLFAGFVAGKRIEMVDCKTVPLQVPANAEVVIEGWLEPGETLPEGPFGDHTGFYTPQEPFPALKIDCVTMRKRPLIQSIVVGRPPTEDGPLGRATERFFLPLLKIIVPDIVDYHLPESGGFHNCAIVSIDKKYPKHAQKVMHAIWGAHMMSLTKLIIVVDADCDVHDLHEVSWRALGNTDYSRDLTVVEGPVDHLDHASYQQFWGGKAGIDATKKLPEEGYTRDGGWPDMVESDPATAALVDRRWKEYGL